ACCCTGACAGCGACGGACAACCGATGGCAGATAATACGAAACAGTTTCGTTGGATAGTCACGATTAAAGAAAATTTAGAAATATTATTTGCAACCCGTGATGATGTCTTTGTTGCAGGAGATTTGCTGTGGTATCCCGTACAAGGAGATAATAAAATTCGTCAAGCTCCTGATGCCATGGTTGTCTTTGGTAGGGGAAAAGGAGATAGGGGTTCCTACAGACAGTGGGAAGAAAATAATATTCCTGTTCAAGTTGTCTTTGAAATTTTATCTCCTGGGAATACTCTCAAAGAGATGGCGAAGAAATTACAGTTTTATCAACGCTATGGAGTAGAAGAATATTATGTATATGACCCCGACAGAATAGATTTTAATGGTTGGTTACGTGTAGGAAATACCCTAGAAGTTATTGAAGATATTCAAGGATGGATTAGTCCCCGTTTGGGTATACGTTTTGATTTAAATCCCACAACTTTAGAAATATATTATCCTGATGGGCGGAAGTTTCTCACTTCTGTAGAATTGAGTCAAAAACTGGAGCAGGAAAGTCAACGTGCAGAGCAGGAACGTCAACAAAAAGAATCAGCACTAACTGAATTAGAAGCAGAACGCCAACGTTATCAAGATTTGTTGCAAAAATTACAGCAGCAAGGTATTAATCCCGAAGAATTGTAAGATATTTATTCACAAATAATATGGATATATTTCTGCATATTTTTTAACGATTAATGCCAAAATATTAATTTAAAATCAATAAATTAATCCCTATCGTAGTTTTCGGCATATTCGTTAGTTATGAAGCATTTTTTACTTACTTGGATTGGCAGTGCAGTCGCCTTATTAATCACAGCGAATGTTTTGCAAAATTTCAATATTGGGTTTGAAGTTAAAAGCTTGGGAGCAGCTTTAATTGCTTCTGTAGTAATTGGTTTAGTGAATGCAATTATTCGTCCAGTTTTAAGTTTTTTTGCGTTTCCCATCACCTTTATTACTTT
The Calothrix sp. 336/3 DNA segment above includes these coding regions:
- a CDS encoding Uma2 family endonuclease, which gives rise to MVQQLQPETTAGVIYPDSDGQPMADNTKQFRWIVTIKENLEILFATRDDVFVAGDLLWYPVQGDNKIRQAPDAMVVFGRGKGDRGSYRQWEENNIPVQVVFEILSPGNTLKEMAKKLQFYQRYGVEEYYVYDPDRIDFNGWLRVGNTLEVIEDIQGWISPRLGIRFDLNPTTLEIYYPDGRKFLTSVELSQKLEQESQRAEQERQQKESALTELEAERQRYQDLLQKLQQQGINPEEL
- a CDS encoding phage holin family protein codes for the protein MKHFLLTWIGSAVALLITANVLQNFNIGFEVKSLGAALIASVVIGLVNAIIRPVLSFFAFPITFITFGLFSFVINGMTLWLASALTPGSGFTIAGPIAAILGAIALSIVTSLINYLLRAVEG